The DNA segment TCGGGGagggtggcccagtggctaagggGACAAGCACTGAAATTCCAACTCTGCCTCCTAGCTGTGTGATCTAGGGCAAGTCatgtaacctctctgagccttgtttttctcctctgtaaaatgactAGTTCGTGCTATTTTGGGGAATTAAGTGTGCTAATGAATGTCAAGCACTTAGCTGACAGCAGGTACTTTTCAAAGTAGCTCTGGTTATTACAGTCAGGGGTAGACCTAGGTTTATTGGGGCCTGATGCAATTTGGgggtccttttaaaaaatattcctgatagctcagttggtaaagaatctgcctgcaatgcaggagactccggttcgattcctgggtcaagaagatctgctggagaagggataggctacccactccagtaagcttgggcttcccctgaggctcggctggtaaagaatctgcccgcaatgcgggagacctgggttcgatccctgggttgggaagatcccctggagaaggacaagtCTAacccaattccagtattctggcctggagaaatccctggactgtatagtccatgtggtcatgaagagtgggacacaactgagcgactttcactttcacaatattataaattcaAACTTAGATACAGGCCTTGGAAGGGGTCAGGCTTTTGCTCCATGAACCTCCTGTTAAATCCACGCCTGGTTATAACCCGAACCTAGGGCTCCCTCTAGGGGTACATTGTGGATTCTTCATCTATAGCCAAGGAACCGAGCACAGGGCTCCATGTTTGCGGTCATTTTAAAAACGCCCTACATGTCTTTTCTCAGTCCCGAAGGGACCAGCTGACCACAGGGCTGCCTGGATAACTTACAGGCTCCCAGTGTCTTTTATGATTGACCTTCACCCTAGTCTGGagctttcttccattctgagcTTTTCAGGCATTCTTAGTCAGGCCCTGCAACAACTCCCAGGGAGATCAAGGCAGGTGCTTCAGCCCACTTTACAGTGAGCaaatagaggctcagagaggtaaagcgCACGGTTTGTGGTCACACAGCAAGAAGTGCTAGAGTCAGCATTTAAACCCAGGACTTGGGACTTCAGCCCCCAGTTGTTCAGGCCAAAAGCCTGGGAGTTAGTTATCCCTGGAACCTCTCACTCTCATACCCTCTATATCCCTTCCAGTACCAAATTCTGTTGGCTCCACTATCAAAATATGTTCAGAACCCAACCCCTACTCACTTGCCCAATCCACCATCATTTAAACATGGACTTTTGCAAGTCTCCTTACAGGTTTCTCTGTTTGCCATTGCCCACCCGCCTCCGCCCCCCAGAGTCTGCTGTCACATAGCAGTCAAGCTACCCATAGATGTCAGATTATATCATTGCTCTGCTCAAACGCTTTAGCCCCGTCCCAATTAGAGAAGAGACCAAGTCCTTCTAGTATCCTATAGCACCCTACAGGTCTGGTGCCTGCACCTCCAATCTCTCTTATCTCCAAAGCCTCCCTTTTTCTCACTcctctccagccacactggctgtTTCCTGCTGATCCTCAAAcattcccacctcagggcctttgcatctgCCGTTCCCTCTGCCTGAGACATTCTTTCCTCATGAAGTGTGTGAGACCTCTTCCAGGTCTCACCTGCTCAAGGGTTGCTTTCCCTGTGATGCCTTCCTCTGACCACTTTGTATAAAATAACAACCCCTCCTTTCACACATGTAATTATTTCCTCCATAGCACGAGTATTATTTGCTAGTCTGTCTCCTCTGCTAGAATGCAGACTCCGCATGGGCAGGGACTTTGTGTGGCTCACCCGAGTCCCAGCACCCAGAACAGCCTTTGGCACCGAGCAGATGCTTGAACACTATTGCTGAGTGAATGGATGGGAAGAATCCTAAACCTGCGAGCCTTCCCGTATTGTCACATCCAAAATAGAAAACCCCAAGTGGTCAGAGGAGTCAGTTCCACAAGACATATTTGGGCAGCAACGTCAAACACTTTAAGGAATCAAAGGTCTACGGTTGATGACAATCATGCTcagcattttatttcactgaagcCTTACACCAGCCCCGTGATGGGAATTATTTCCGTTCTGTTACAGATGAGGGGACtctggctcagagaggttaagtggcttGCCCAACAAAACACtggcaggggacttccctggtggtccagtggttaagactccatacttgcATTGCAggggcataggttcgatccctggttggggaactaaggatcccacatgctgcatagtgcagaaacaacaacaacaacccaaagGACACAAAACACGGGCAGGATTAGAGTCCATGctagaggcttttttttttaaagctaattttATCGTTATCTTTCAACCCatggaaggtgggggaggggtgcacCCAGggcccccccatcccaccctcagcTGACCCAGCAAATCTGACCGTGGTTCCTCCCTAGGGCTGCCCCGAAGGCTCCGCTCCACTTCGCTGTTGTGGAGGGGCAGCACCCAGGAGGCCCTGAGCCTGCTCAAGGACGATGTGCTGGTGGCGGATCCAGGAACCAGGTGAGGGGTGAGCCCTGATGCCCCGCCAATGCCAGGAACCTTACAAGGGCACACACTCGTCCTGGGAGACAGCCCGTGTAACCATATCCTAGATGGTCAGAGCCAGGAAAGACCTCAGGGATGACTGACAACTCCTGTTCCACATTTGGGGAGACTGAGGTCCATGGACGGATGGCAGAGCAAGGCAGTGGGGGAGCCGGGCCCAGATCCAGCTCTGTTTGAATCTCAAATTCTTTCAATGAATCAactcaacatttattgagcaccaactcTGTGCTTAGAATGTGCAAACCTGAGAAACAGCAGCGAACGGATCCACTTGGTGCCTCCTCATGGAGTTTGCATTTTTGCCAGTGAACATTCTTATTgctaaacagataaacaacataAATACAGCTTTTTCCAAGTGCTGGAAAATAAACGGGATGCTGATGGGATAGGGAGTGGAAAGCTGGGATAGCCACTGAACACAGAAGCTGGGCTCCTGGAGCAGTGGGGCTGTGAGCTGGACAGAGGACAGGGGGCACTCGCCTGCCTCAGATGCCCCCTTCTGGACCCTGGGCAAGTGccctttttccaaatttgcccCTCTGCTTCTCCAAATCCTGAACCTCAGGGCCCACCTCTCTTACGGAAGAAAGGATCTAAGACTTAGCCGTCTGTAGGCTAGAGtcctccttccagctctgacaCTAACTTCCTGAGCAACCTTGGAGGAAGCATCTGCTTCTGTGAACTTCACTTCTcttatctgcaaaaaaaaaaagagcctggaCTAGAGTTCAGGAATGTCTAATAGTATCTGTGCATTTTCACCCATTCCTGTGCCTTCCTGAGGCACTGTTTTAGAGATTCTGAAACAGCATCTGCTCTGGGAAAGAAAGTGacgtgaagtcgttcagtcgtgtccgactctttgtgaccccatgaactgtagcccaccaggctcctccgtccctgggattttctagacaaggatactggagtgggttgccctttggGAAAGAAAAGCGACTCCTTATTGATTATTGGTGTCTGCCATGGCTGGGAAGAAGGCGGTGAGATCTTGCCCCCTAGTTGCTATCCTTGAGCTACATGATCACTATCGTTACTTGCGCCACCCAATCCCAGCAATCCGAGGCTCATTTTCCTGATAAAGTAAATTATACTAATGTGTAAAGTAGATTTGTTTTACCACTTTCCCAGGTGCACTGCTAAGCCTAGGTCTCTGCCaatctgctgtgtgaccctgggcaattctctgcctctctctgggcCTTCCTCTTTCTGGAAGGAAGAATAAATACTGAGCTGTATTCAATGATCTCTGAAGTCTCTGCTAGGTCTGACCATCTCCGATGCCGTGAAGCGGGTTCCTTTCCTGTCCACCCGATGAAATGAAACTTGGAAGGCTTTTCAGACAATCCGAGCAGGTGGGAAGGGGTTATCTGGGGCCTGACGATGCCCATCCTAGGCTGCAGGCCAGCTTCCACCCTTCCTCTTCCAGGTGCCACTATAGCACGCTGGCCTTCTCGCTTCTGGCCCACGTCCTGGCAGCCCACACCGTCCAGGGTGACTACCAGCGCTGGATCTTGGAGAAGGTGCTGGAGCCATTGGGAATGGCAGACACGGGCTTCGACCTGACGCCTCCTGTGCGTGCCCGGTTGGCAGTGGGCTTTTATGGCAGTGGGCGGCTGGCACCTCTGTACGACCTGGGCTGGTACCGGCCGTCGGGCCAGATGTACTCCACCACCGCTGACCTGGCCAAGCTGGCCATGGTGCTCCTGGGAGGTGGGCCCCAGCGGCTCCTACGGCCAGACGCGTCCAAGACGCTGCTGGCGCCACTGCTGGCCTGCCCGGGCGCCTACTTCGCCAACGAGACGGGCACGCCATGGGAGTTCCACGCGCAGCGCGGCTACCGCGTGGTGCGCAAGGACGGCGAGCTGGACGGCTACGCTGCCACCTTCTCCCTGGTGCCGCCGCTGCGCCTGGGTCTCACGCTGCTCCTGGCCGGGCCGCGGCCGCCCGGGCCTGACCTCGTGGCGCAGGCCTACGACGTGCTGCTGCCGGCCATGGAGAGGGCCCTGCGGGGGGCCGAGCTCAGCCCGGCGCCGCCGCCCAGCACGCGCCCCTTCACCGGCTACTTCACCTTCTCTAACTTGACCTTCTACGACGTGCGCCCCGGGCCGGCGGGCGAGCTGCGCCTGCGCCAGTTCGGGCCCCGCGTGGAGGCGCTGGTGCCCGCCGCGTTCCGCACGCTCACGCTGCGCCACGTGCGCGGCCGCGTCTTCCAGCTGCACGTGGCCCGCGAGTTCCCGTGCGCCCTGCCGCTCGGCGACTCCTGGCTGTCCCTGGAGGCCCAGCACGGGCAGCTGGTCAACTTCTACCCCTTGGACCGCCACGGGCTGTCCCCGGGCTTCGACGTGCCGGGCCTCAACACGTACAGGGTGTTGCGGCTGTCGCACAAGCCGGTGTTCAAGACCCAGTGACCCTGGACTCCGTTTTCCCTGCTGTTGCCTCCCAGCTGTCCAACCTAGTTTTGCAAAGTAAGGCTGCATGAAGGTTTGCTGGAGAACCCGAGGAGTTGGCAGCGTGGGGTAGGGCAGTGCCCCTCAACGTTGTGGTTCGTGGACCACCGCCGCTCGCCAGCTGTTAAGTTATCCGTGGGAGAGGAAGAGTTAGGTAAGCATTTAGAAACTGTAATAGCGAGTTGACAGagtacttttgtgtgtgtgtggaatctGAGACAGAGTAtcattgtatcttttaaaaatcaacctTATAGAGTTATACTTTTATGTAAAAGGAAATGAACACATTACCAGGGCACAGTTTGATTTTGACGGATATGTATACCCTTCCCCACAGTCAAGATAATAGAAAATTTTCATCACTCGCCCAAACATCCCTCCTGCTGCTTTGCAGCCAGCTTCCTTCCCTGCTCCCAGCCCTGGGCAACTACTGATCGACTCTGTCACTTTACATTAGTTTTAGCCTGGAATTTCGTGTAAGTGGAATCGCAGAGGGTACTCTTTCGTGTCTGCCTGCTTTCGCTCAGCAGGATGTGTTCGAGGTTCATTCATGTCTTTGTGTATatcaatattttgcttttttcattgcTGAATGGTGTTGGGTTGTACAGATACGCCACAATTGGTTTATCCTTTCATCTTTCGATgggtatttgggttgtttctagatTGGGGCTTTATGAAACAGCATTCCTGTATAAGTCTGTTTTTGTGAATACATGGTTTCGtatctcttgggtaaatacctaggtgTGACTGCCATGCAGTTTTATAAAGCACTGGTACCGTTTTATGTTCCCACCGGCGATGTCTCCACATCTTTGCTACCACTTAGCACTGTCAGCCTTTTCAGTCTTAGTCACGCTAGTGGTAGTAGCTGTGAAGTCTTCTCTCACCGTAGTTTTAATTGCATTGTATTTATCACATTGTAAAAGTTCTCTAAATGTTGTGGATagaagtcctttgtcagatacaaatattgcaaagattttctcccagtctttggCTTGCGTTTTCCTTTTCCTAATGAtgtcttttgaagagcagaagttataaaattttaataaattttatgcCTGATGAATCTGAATGCATACAGAATCTGGGCTTGCCTTTCCTTTTAACAATTAAGCATTTACTTTTGAGAAAATTGTAGAgtcacatgcagttgtaagaaataatcaGCGTACTCTTCACCCAGTTTTCTCCCATGGAAACATCTGGCATAACTAGGGTTCAGTATCACATGCAAGGTATTGACATTGATGCCATCAAGATACAGAGCCTTTCCATCAGCTCAAGAATCCCTCCTGTTGCCGTTTCTGCTCACATCCACTTGTTTACCAGTGCACCCTGCCCTTAACGCCTGGCGACCCCGGCAACATTTCTGTAATTTTGTCACCTCAGGAATATTATATAACAGGAAATAGAGATGCAGAGGTAGAGAATGGAAGTGTGGacccagcaggggaaggagagagtgggacaaactgagagagggGCATTGACATAGATACACCACCGTGTATGAactagctggtgggaagctgctgcttacagcacagggagctctgctcagtgctctgtgatgacctagagggtgggatgggggtggggtgatggaagggaggctcaagagagaggggaggggtgggatgggggggtgatggaagggaggctcaggagagaggggaggggtgggatgggggggtgatggaagggaggctcaagagagagggggtCTATGTAGACTTACAGCTcactcacattgttgtacagcagaaactaacgcaacacaGTAaggcaattgtcctccaattaaaaattttaacaaggaatattatataaatggagCGATGGAAGAAATTTTCACATACTGAGGAATGGGGAAGTCATTCTACTTCTATTACCTGGTTTAGCTTGAACTTTGTGCTAACTAGAACAGGTTGCCTTGTGGCCTAACATACACTGTTGCTTTTCTCTAAGCGGTGAAGAAAAGGGTGCATTGTCTAGACCTTAAGAACGTCCCGTttggggacttcctgggtggtccagtggttaagaatctgccttccagtgcaagagacctgggtttgatccctggtggaggagctaagatctcacacgtCGTGGGGCAACTAGAGAGCCTGAGTGCTACAATGAAGACCTAGCAAAGCCAAAatagtaagtaaataaatgaaagtttaaaaaatgtctgTCTTGAAGACATATTTGCCTCCCTTCCTGGAATGTCAGTGCCACTAGTACTTCAGCAAGTCTCCCTCCCTCGGTGCCCAGGCCATACTGACCTGCTCTTTGTGTGCAAATCTGTATTTTGGGGGATACTTTGAAGGAAGGTACCCCTGTCATGCTTGATGTTCTTTGTTCCGACAAGAAAAAAAAGTGGTGCTGAAAACATGCTTctctggagcagtttctcagatcTGTgaggctgtctcctgggctttgGTTCTCAGTTTGACTTGATTAAAACTCTCCTTTACTCTTATTACATGTTGGTTATTGATTATTTCCACAGAGACgagtcatacagtatgtagtCTTTGGGGATTCTTTTTCACACTCAGCCCAATTCTCTGGAGATTCATTCAAACTGTTGCAAGTGtcaaaagtttgtttgtttgtgtcgCAGAGCGGTGCTTGCATAGAATAGGTGCACCGcagtttatttaaccattcaCTTGGTGAAGGAcgtctgggttgtttccagttttaatCTATTAGGAATAAAGCTGCTTGGAACATTCGTTTACATGTATTTGTCTGCATGTAAGTCTATTTCTCTGGCATAAATGCCCAGGAGGGCAACTGAAGGTTGaatgatgcctttttttttttttttttttaattgccaaagtgttctccagagtggttgtaccattttatattctggccagcactggatgagtgATCTGGTTTCTGCACATTTTGGCTTGCATTGGTATTGTCTctattttaacttatatttaaaaaatttttatttatttatttttggctgtactgggtttcctttggctgtgcctgggctttctctagttgcggcgagtgggggctgactctctagttgtggtgcacagggcttctcattgccatggcttctctttcTTGTTggtgagcacaggctccagggcgcatgggcttcagtagttgtgatgcaggggcttagttgttccacggcatgtggggtcttcctggaccagggatcgaacctgtgtcccctgcattgacaggtggattcttaaccaccgaaccaccagggaagtccctctgctgTTGATTTTTAATTTGATTCCACTTTGGTCAGAGAGCACACttggtatgatttcagttttttttttttaaacatttgttgagtttttttgtgtgtgtggctcaGGATGTAGTCTCTTTTGATAGCTGTTCCAAGTGCACTTGAAAAggatgtgtattctgctgttgcgGGTGGAATGTTATATAGAGGTCAGTTAGACCTGTTGGTGGTGTTGAGTTCTCTGCCCTCACTGATTTTCCATCTAGCTGTTCTGTCCATTGTTGAGAGAGGGAAATTGAAGTCTCCAATTACAATggtgaatttgtctatttctcttttcgATTTGTGATTTTTCATTTTGCATAGTTTTGCAGCTTTTCATGTGTGCTCATTAGCTTGAATGCTACATGCGGATTAGATCACAGTTTTTACAACTTTTTTGACCTACACCCTCAAtggaaaatagattttatttccgCACATACACAATAATataactgaaataattttaatgcAACAATGTTTACTCTTGTCACATGCAGCTGGAGTTTAATCTTTtcggttcttttattttttcttaagacTTAATTTTTTAGAGGAGCAAAATTGAGAGGGAGAAACAGAGATTTCCCATTTACTTCCCGCCCCTACTCATGCATAGCCTCTTCCATGATCAACATCCCCAGCCAGAGTGCTCCATTTGTGAACAATTGATGAACCTACCTTGGTACATCATTGTCACCCAAAGTCCATTTTCCCTCTTGGTATTGTACGTTCTGTGGGTAAAGTCACATATATAATGACAGCCATCCATCATTACAGTGTTGTACAGAGTATCTTCCCTGCCCTAACATTCCTCTGTGCTTCGCCCATTCGTTCCTCCCTTGTCGTAAATCCTGGCAGCCACTtacctttttactgtctccatagtttttcctttttccgAACATAATACATTTGGAATCTTATAGCGTGTAGCTatttcagattggtttctttcacgTAGTAATACACATTTAAGTTTCTCCCATGTCTTTTTTGCAGCTCAGTAGATGTTTTTTAAAGcactgagtaatatcccattgtttgggtgtaccacagtttatccactcatctaatGAGGACGTCTTGCTTGCTTCCAGGTTTTGGCGATTTTGAATGAAGCTGCTATAAAAATCCATGTGCATGTTTTTGCGTGGACATGTTTTtaactcatttgggtaaataccaaagagcgcagttgctggattgtatggtaggagtatgtttagttttgtaagagaCTGCTCAGCTGTCTTCCAGAATGGCTGTGCCACTTTGCAGTctcaccagcagtgaatgagagttcctgtggCTCCCCGTCCTTGTCAGCATCTGATGATGTTAGCGTTCTAGATTCTGGCCTTTCTAATAGATAACCACTATATGGTGCTATctcattgtcattttaatttgcatttccctgataacatATGAtgtcatcttttcatatgcttacttgCTATCTGTATACTTTCTTTGATGAGGTGTCTGTTAaaagtctttggcccatttttttaattgggttgtttcttttcttattgttgagttttaacgGTTTTTGTGTATTTTAGGTAACAGTCCTctatcagatgtgtcttttgcaaatatttcccccagtctgtggcttgcattctcattttcttgacattgtgttttgcagagcagaagttttaaatgtTAATGAAGTCTAGCTTATCAGTTATTCCTTTCATGGATTGTGCCTTTGGTGTTGTATCAAGAAAGTCATCACCGTATCCAAGGTCATTTAGGTTTTCTCCTATATAATTTTCTAGGAGTTTTCTAAtcttgcattttacatttaagtttgtgatccattttgagttatttttttgtgaaataagtaaggtctgtgtctagattctttttttttggatgtgggtATCCAGCTGTTccaacatcatttgttgaaaagactgtcttcattgcatttcctttgcttctttgtcaaagatccACTGACTGTGTGTATGTGGGTTTGTTTCTTGGCTCTTTATTCTATTCCACTAATCTGTTTGTCTGTCCCTTTGCCGGCACCACACTGCGTCTgggtgactgtagctttgcatTAAGTCTTGAAGCTGGGCAGGGTCAGTCCCCCCACTTTGTCTCTCTCCTTCAATATTGAGTTGGCTATTGAGGAGTTTTTGCCTCTCCATGTAAACTTTAGAATCGGTTTGTTGATAGCCACAAAATAATGTGCCAGGATTTTGAttagattgcattgaatctatagactaAGTTGGGAATCctgttatttatgtatttattggccacactgggtcttcactgtggcatgtgggctctctagttgcagtttgAGGCTGAGTTACtccgaggcttgtgggatcttagttctctgcccagggattgaacctgtgtctcctccattagaaggcatattcttcaccactggaccactagagaagtcctaAATCCTGTCATTTTAAATTgttacattaataaaaaaaaagtcaggttAGCAAATAAAAGATGAGCACGAATCCCTTGCTGTTCTTTTTATTGGAAGCTGAGATCTGTCTCTGCTTCTTGTATCCAGGTGGGCCCTGGGACTGCTTAACCCAGAAGAGTGTAagagaggtgatgaaattccagtttcTGGACCAAGGCTTGAGACACCAAcagcttc comes from the Bos taurus isolate L1 Dominette 01449 registration number 42190680 breed Hereford chromosome 2, ARS-UCD2.0, whole genome shotgun sequence genome and includes:
- the LACTBL1 gene encoding putative beta-lactamase-like 1; this encodes MERLKNQAGRQLSLLKVKKKWLLPASCSFFFVLSALMTGCFLWQYYLPKLKSGSLGPEVTSAPVRMCPQHPEPVPLAHPLPVLKEALEKVGRILRQALSAPGLAAMSAVVIHNDTVLWTGNFGKKNGSDPASGPPNEYTMYRISSVSKIFPVLMLYRLWEEGIVASLDDPLERYASAFTINNPLGMASASQQRSLVDGLEEVGPAPRPSPVTLRRMASQLSGLPRRLRSTSLLWRGSTQEALSLLKDDVLVADPGTRCHYSTLAFSLLAHVLAAHTVQGDYQRWILEKVLEPLGMADTGFDLTPPVRARLAVGFYGSGRLAPLYDLGWYRPSGQMYSTTADLAKLAMVLLGGGPQRLLRPDASKTLLAPLLACPGAYFANETGTPWEFHAQRGYRVVRKDGELDGYAATFSLVPPLRLGLTLLLAGPRPPGPDLVAQAYDVLLPAMERALRGAELSPAPPPSTRPFTGYFTFSNLTFYDVRPGPAGELRLRQFGPRVEALVPAAFRTLTLRHVRGRVFQLHVAREFPCALPLGDSWLSLEAQHGQLVNFYPLDRHGLSPGFDVPGLNTYRVLRLSHKPVFKTQ